DNA sequence from the Anaerosporomusa subterranea genome:
GAAATGCGCCTTTCAGAGGACGACGTGTATTCGATCCCCGCATTTTTCTGCTGTTGCGCAGTGAGGATGGCCGCATTGCTAATCTTGCCGCATTTCGCAATGAAGATAATGCTAACCTTGCGGAAATCGCCGCCCAGAGTCAAATCGGTGAGATCGAGACGAAGGAATACGAAACTCATGTGTACCGGGTGTTGTGTGTGCCTTATCTGCATGAGGAAAAGCTGTTGAGGACCGAAGAAAATTTTGTGATTAAGGATGTCATTGCCGTCAGTATTGTTGACACAGAAATCGGCTTGCTAAATTATCTGTTATGGATTATTGCGGGCGGCTTAGTCATGGGAATGGCGGCAATCATCGCGGCCAGTTATTATCTGGCTAAGCGGGCGATGATCCCGATCGAGGCTGCTTGGGAAAAACAGCAGCGGTTTGTCGCCGATGCTTCGCACGAATTGCGCTCGCCGCTTACCGGAATTCACAGCAATGCGGAATTAATGCTGCGGCATCCAGAAAATACGGTAGAGCAAGAAAGCAACCGTATTCATACTATTATAAAAGAGTCTAGCCGTATGACCAAGCTGATAGCAAGTCTACTTACCCTAGCCCGGTCTGATGCGAACAAAACTGAGCTACAGTTAACTCAGGTTGACCTTAGCGAGCTAATCGAATTAGTCTCTGAACATTTTCGACCGCTAGAAGAATTAGAGCAAATACAGTTACTGGTCGATGTTGTTCCTGATCTGAAGTTGGTCGGCGACAAAGAACGCCTGCATCAATTGTTGGTCATCCTGCTGGATAATGCGTTTAAGTATACGCCTAAAGGCGGGCGAATCACTGTCGCGGGCGCG
Encoded proteins:
- a CDS encoding sensor histidine kinase, which produces MFQRTLRKLTLLISLVFLLIFIVFTSTIYGYISVRQFDKIDDAMRMQAQSFRLVSERNAPFRGRRVFDPRIFLLLRSEDGRIANLAAFRNEDNANLAEIAAQSQIGEIETKEYETHVYRVLCVPYLHEEKLLRTEENFVIKDVIAVSIVDTEIGLLNYLLWIIAGGLVMGMAAIIAASYYLAKRAMIPIEAAWEKQQRFVADASHELRSPLTGIHSNAELMLRHPENTVEQESNRIHTIIKESSRMTKLIASLLTLARSDANKTELQLTQVDLSELIELVSEHFRPLEELEQIQLLVDVVPDLKLVGDKERLHQLLVILLDNAFKYTPKGGRITVAGAKGDKNILFSVQDTGCGIQPENLPHIFDRFFREDKSRSRDKGGIGLGLSIAKWIVDMHAGKITAHSEPGNGATFKVSIPVGKLQKES